In Planococcus versutus, the DNA window GATGGGTCTGGTTGGATTCTTAAATACTTTCGGTGGAGGTGCCCTTGCTAACTTTTCGATTTTAGCGATGGGAATTATGCCTTACATTACAGCGTCAATCATCGTGCAATTATTGCAGATGGACGTTGTACCGAAATTTGCAGAGTGGGCGAAACAAGGCGAAGTCGGAAGACGGAAGCTTGCTCAATTCACTCGCTACTTCACAATCGTTCTTGCCTTTATTCAAGCAATCGGTATGTCTTATGGATTTAACCAAATGTACGGCGGTTCTTTAATCCAGAATGACACGATTTCAACTTATGTTGTCATCGCTATTGTCTTGACTGCTGGTACGGCGTTTCTACTGTGGCTTGGTGAGCAGATTACGGCAAAAGGTGTGGGGAACGGTATTTCGATTATCATCTTCGCAGGGATTGTCGCTGCAGTGCCAGGCGCTGTAAATCAACTATATGCACAGCAGATTCAAGGAGCTGGAGATCAGCTTCCAATCAATCTTGCCATTATGGCATTGCTTGCATTAGCTGTTGTTGCTATTACCGTATTGGTTATTTATGTTCAACAAGCGTTGCGTAAAATACCAATTCAGTATGCGAAGCGAGTTGCTGGCCGCGGCCAAACAACGAGCGGGCAACAAACGCATTTACCTTTGAAAGTGAACGCGGCCGGAGTTATCCCGGTAATCTTTGCAGTAGCGTTCATTATAACGCCACAAACCATTGCTTCTTTCTTTGGAGCCAACGCGTTTACAGAAGCGATACAGAATACGTTTGACTATACTCGTCCTGTCGGCATGATTATTTATGTCGCTTTGATCATAGCGTTTACGTACTTCTACGCATTTATTCAGGTTAATCCTGAGAACGTGTCGGATAATTTGAAAAAGCAAGGTGCATATATTCCGGGAATCCGTCCGGGTAAAAATACACAGGATTATTTAA includes these proteins:
- the secY gene encoding preprotein translocase subunit SecY, whose protein sequence is MFQTISNFMRVTDIRNKIFFTLLMLIIFRIGTFVPVPNVDASVLQATDQMGLVGFLNTFGGGALANFSILAMGIMPYITASIIVQLLQMDVVPKFAEWAKQGEVGRRKLAQFTRYFTIVLAFIQAIGMSYGFNQMYGGSLIQNDTISTYVVIAIVLTAGTAFLLWLGEQITAKGVGNGISIIIFAGIVAAVPGAVNQLYAQQIQGAGDQLPINLAIMALLALAVVAITVLVIYVQQALRKIPIQYAKRVAGRGQTTSGQQTHLPLKVNAAGVIPVIFAVAFIITPQTIASFFGANAFTEAIQNTFDYTRPVGMIIYVALIIAFTYFYAFIQVNPENVSDNLKKQGAYIPGIRPGKNTQDYLTSVLYRLTFVGSIFLAVIAIMPIFFINIANLPQSAQIGGTSLLIVVGVALETMKQLESQLVKRHYKGFMK